From one Macadamia integrifolia cultivar HAES 741 unplaced genomic scaffold, SCU_Mint_v3 scaffold2634, whole genome shotgun sequence genomic stretch:
- the LOC122066923 gene encoding putative leucine-rich repeat receptor-like serine/threonine-protein kinase At2g24130, with product MSAIDSNPENALGNWNSSSLHVCNWTGIGCNIARDQVVQLDLHDRSLGGIISPVLAKMKFLLVLDLSGNNFRGQIPSELGSLSQIKQLSFQANLLEGEIPVELGALHQLDYLNLGSNRLVGKIPSSLFCNGSSYLEYMDLSNNSLGGEIPLWNHCHLKELRFLLLWSNQLVGQIPPALANSTKLKWLDVENNSLKGEFPSDIVDKMPLLQVLYLSYNNFSSHNGNTLTSLLAFLKAFQISGYEPPSGDYGGSNNRDSFTSAMERE from the coding sequence ATGTCTGCTATTGATTCCAACCCTGAAAACGCGCTCGGAAACTGGAATTCATCAAGTTTGCATGTCTGCAATTGGACAGGAATTGGATGTAATATTGCAAGAGATCAAGTGGTGCAACTGGACCTCCATGATAGATCTCTTGGAGGCATAATTTCTCCTGTTCTTGCAAAGATGAAGTTCTTACTTGTATTGGACTTGAGTGGCAACAACTTCAGGGGCCAGATACCATCTGAGCTTGGTTCTCTGTCTCAGATAAAACAGCTTAGCTTCCAAGCAAATCTTCTTGAAGGAGAGATTCCTGTGGAATTGGGTGCTCTCCATCAACTGGATTATCTGAATTTGGGAAGTAATCGGCTTGTGGGTAAGATTCCGTCATCGCTCTTTTGCAATGGATCTTCTTATTTGGAGTACATGGATCTTTCTAACAATTCTCTTGGTGGTGAAATCCCTTTGTGGAATCACTGTCATttgaaggaattgagatttttgCTACTGTGGTCTAATCAACTTGTGGGTCAGATTCCCCCTGCCCTAGCAAATTCCACAAAGCTGAAATGGCTTGATGTTGAGAATAATTCTCTAAAAGGGGAGTTTCCATCTGATATTGTGGATAAAATGCCACTTTTGCAAGTCCTCTATTTATCCTACAATAACTTCAGTAGTCACAATGGTAACACTCTCACAAGCCTTCTGGCGTTCCTCAAGGCTTTTCAGATTAGTGGCTACGAACCCCCTTCCGGCGACTACGGCGGTAGCAACAACAGAGATTCCTTCACCTCGGCCATGGAGAGAGAGTGA